A region from the Spirochaetia bacterium 38H-sp genome encodes:
- a CDS encoding sugar ABC transporter permease: MNIKNNVLFRRKMGHDSIAFRIFTHIVLIIACVIAIFPVLRVLSVSLRPGDRLLSTSLRIIPEGATLDNYRDVLFKKDFFLWLWNSVLISVSTAFIGLMLAATSAYAFSRWNFKGKKAGLVFLLSTQMIPATMMMVPLYILAARFGFINTYRGLVLAYSVGSIPFSVWMLKGYYDTIPNTLEEAAMIDGATRMQTFYRIILPLALPGLSIAFLFNFMNSWKDFLLARIMLQKDFLFTWPLGLQQLQGQFRTAWGMFAAASILVAIPVVALFIYTSRYLVSGLTLGSVKGD, from the coding sequence ATGAACATAAAAAACAATGTCCTTTTTAGAAGAAAAATGGGGCACGACTCCATAGCTTTTAGAATTTTTACACATATCGTATTGATTATTGCATGTGTAATAGCAATTTTTCCGGTATTAAGGGTCTTGTCCGTATCCCTCAGACCGGGAGACAGACTGCTATCTACATCTCTTAGAATAATACCGGAAGGAGCAACACTTGATAACTACAGAGATGTACTTTTTAAAAAAGATTTCTTTTTATGGCTCTGGAACAGTGTTCTTATCAGTGTTTCCACCGCTTTTATAGGGCTGATGCTTGCGGCAACCTCTGCATACGCTTTTTCCCGTTGGAATTTCAAAGGCAAAAAAGCAGGTCTTGTGTTTCTTCTTTCTACTCAGATGATACCTGCTACCATGATGATGGTGCCACTCTATATTCTTGCCGCAAGGTTTGGATTTATAAACACTTATAGGGGATTAGTGCTTGCATATTCTGTAGGTTCTATTCCTTTTAGTGTATGGATGTTAAAAGGTTACTACGACACCATACCCAATACTTTGGAAGAAGCTGCCATGATAGATGGTGCAACAAGAATGCAAACATTTTATAGAATCATACTTCCCCTAGCTCTACCGGGGCTTTCCATTGCTTTTCTTTTTAATTTTATGAATTCATGGAAAGATTTTTTGCTTGCAAGAATAATGCTTCAGAAAGATTTTCTATTTACTTGGCCTCTTGGTCTTCAACAGCTTCAGGGGCAGTTTAGAACAGCATGGGGTATGTTTGCTGCAGCATCCATACTTGTTGCAATACCTGTTGTTGCTCTTTTCATTTATACATCCAGATATCTGGTATCGGGTCTTACCCTTGGCTCCGTAAAAGGAGATTGA